One window of the Tetragenococcus koreensis genome contains the following:
- a CDS encoding DDE-type integrase/transposase/recombinase: MSTSLYPELWEIINTQQQFIALLVYQLSSIYANSKAPRPTDIADLDYQKMTVDELPKVVEMEKLDYKELLQEHLHQTGKPLKPVQRRASSPTVSSAIHCPRCQAPADYLYLNNGKSNNDQYLCKVCANLFNYKNRYTKEVIFQCPHCEKNLVKIKDRKGFDIYKCLNKACPYYKKRLKSLSKKELKQFKKNKSLFKMHYIYRNFDLTLSDLEAVPDFETKVRLNKIHSSPYVLGLILTYHVNYGLSAEKTAALMYDVHQLKISGQTIRNYARTVAHWVQPLTDYYPYELSDQFCGDETYIRVQGKWHYIYFFFDAEKKIILSHRYNRHRDTETAIKAIHDVIRRFKQVPDAPQLVVDGNPIYKLAQAFYAQNGIDFEVIQVIGLTNKDKVSQEYRPLKQIIERLNRTFKGNYKPLGGFHSGAGPLAHVTLFTTYFNFLRPHAKLEKNVPVLLPELNECPDMPQKWVKLLHMSENFIKKRQAS; encoded by the coding sequence ATGTCAACTTCATTATACCCAGAGCTTTGGGAAATTATCAATACACAACAACAATTTATTGCGCTTTTGGTTTATCAACTAAGTTCGATTTACGCCAACTCTAAAGCGCCCAGGCCAACGGATATCGCAGACTTAGATTATCAAAAAATGACGGTCGATGAACTTCCAAAAGTGGTGGAGATGGAAAAGCTCGATTACAAAGAACTTCTGCAGGAACACCTTCACCAAACAGGGAAACCATTAAAACCTGTGCAACGCCGTGCGAGTTCACCGACCGTTTCTTCCGCCATTCACTGTCCACGTTGCCAGGCGCCTGCAGACTATCTCTACTTGAACAACGGGAAAAGTAATAACGATCAGTATTTATGCAAGGTATGCGCTAATTTATTCAACTACAAGAATCGCTATACCAAAGAGGTGATCTTTCAATGTCCTCATTGTGAGAAAAACCTAGTCAAAATCAAAGACCGTAAAGGATTCGATATCTATAAATGCCTGAATAAAGCCTGTCCTTATTACAAAAAACGTCTTAAGAGCCTGTCAAAAAAAGAATTAAAGCAGTTCAAGAAAAACAAATCGCTCTTCAAAATGCACTATATCTATCGTAACTTCGATTTAACTTTATCTGATTTGGAAGCAGTCCCTGACTTTGAAACTAAGGTGCGGTTAAATAAGATCCACAGTTCCCCTTATGTGTTAGGGCTCATTCTCACCTATCATGTCAATTACGGACTGTCTGCCGAAAAAACAGCGGCCTTAATGTACGATGTTCATCAACTAAAAATCTCAGGCCAAACGATTCGTAACTATGCCCGGACAGTTGCGCATTGGGTCCAACCTTTGACTGATTATTATCCTTATGAGCTATCGGATCAATTTTGTGGAGATGAGACGTACATTCGTGTGCAAGGAAAATGGCACTATATCTATTTTTTCTTTGATGCGGAGAAAAAGATTATTCTCTCCCACCGTTATAACCGACACCGTGATACAGAAACGGCCATTAAAGCCATCCACGACGTGATTCGTCGTTTTAAACAGGTGCCTGATGCTCCCCAATTGGTCGTCGATGGTAATCCCATTTATAAGTTGGCTCAAGCTTTCTACGCTCAAAACGGAATCGACTTTGAAGTCATCCAAGTGATCGGTTTAACCAATAAGGATAAGGTCTCCCAAGAATACCGTCCTTTAAAACAGATCATTGAACGTTTAAATCGGACGTTTAAAGGAAATTACAAACCTTTAGGCGGTTTTCATTCAGGCGCTGGGCCTTTGGCTCACGTCACCTTATTTACAACCTATTTCAACTTTCTTAGGCCTCATGCCAAGCTAGAAAAGAACGTCCCCGTCTTATTGCCGGAACTAAACGAGTGTCCTGACATGCCACAAAAATGGGTCAAACTACTCCATATGTCAGAAAACTTTATCAAAAAGCGTCAAGCAAGTTAA